The DNA segment TGGAAGGCTTTCTTCACTTAAAGAGTGCAAGAAAATAATACTTGGTATAAACGCTAAATTAATAAAAAAATTAGGCGCACTCACAACTGATCTTATCTTTTTTGGATTTAAAAAGGAATTAGAAAAAATATTAATCTTACATGATATACCAATTATAGCTAAAAATAAAGAAGAACTTTATAATGAAATTTTCAATTATTTATCAAGTTGGGGGATTAATGTATCTTCTATTCCTGCAGAAATTACGAACGTACCAAATAAGGTAAATACAGACTCAAAAATCCTAGATATAGATTATGCGTTATTCTCCTCTCAACTTTCTAGTAACTTCACTTGATACCTCCTTAGAAAGCCTTTTAGTCTGTTCTGTAGAGCTTATCCTTTTAGTAGTTTCAAGATCAGCTGATAATCTTTTAGTAGTTTCAATGATTTCCAGCCTTCTAGTCTGTTGTGCCAATTCTTCCATTTTCTTTAATGTTCTAGTTGCCTCCACCAAATTTCCTGCATTAACGTCCTCTGCATATTTCTGTAATGTTGAATAATATTCATATTCCATTATAACATCTTTATTTATGCCAGAAACGAATGTTTGTTGATCTTGTGCAGGTTTTAAAGTTATTATATGCATTAAGGCATCTTGAGCATTTTTTGCAGGATCTTCATAATTAACCTTAATAGTCATGAAATTTCCAGAGTATTTTGGAGGTATTATTGTCTCTCCTAGTATCTTAATTACTCCTTCAGCTGCATTTATTTTAACAGGTAACGAAGGATAATTTAACAGCTTAACGGAGGATTCTGTAACTATATCGACTACTATATTTTTGCCTGCTATTTTTGTTTTTGCGGCTTTAGGCAATTTTTCTGGAATTTCTGATGCCTCCTCTATATGATAGAACACTGAACCAGTTCTATCACTTAAAATTTTTAAAAGTTCTTCATTATAATCATCACCTATACCAAATGAAATTATTTGAACATTTTTCGGGATATTCATTTTCTCATATGCTTTTAAATCAGTAACATCAGTAGGATTACCATCAGTAAGTAAAAGAATATAAGCAGGCATATTATATTTAACAGCTATTTTAAATGCTATTAATAGAGCAGTAAATAATGAAGTCTGACCTCCAGAAGTAATTTGCTGAACTTCACTAGTAAGGTCTAGTGGATCTGAAAATTCTTTTACAATATCGACATTAGTAGCAAATTTTATGAATGTGACTTTATTTCCTTGTGGTATTTTTTTAAATAGCTCAATTGCTCCATTTTTAGCTTTCTCTATTTTTAAGCCTTCCATAGATCCGCTAGCATCAAGTAATATTATATAATGAAATCCTGTAGCAATAGATATTTTTTCAGGTACTAAAAGTATTTTGAATATCATTCTCACTTCATTTTCAAAAGAGTATTTATGGCTAACATCTACTCTCAAAGATAGCGTCATTTTATTCCACCTACAATGGTACTTTACACAATTTTCCCCTATTAAATACTAGGGCTCCTGCACCAAGACCGTGATATCTACTGGAAAATACTGTAATTACTCTGTTATCCATCTCGAATCTAATTCCATCAACAGCTTCATGTCCTCTTATTATTCCTTTTAAGTTATTTCTTTCAAGAAATTTTAAGGTAACATCTTTTCCATAAAAATACGTTCCTTCTCCTCTAATATTAGGTACAAAGCCTTCTAGTTCTTCCCTAGGATCATTCCATAACATTTCGAAAGCTATCTCATCATCTGGATTAACGTCCGGTCTTCTTAAGGAATTTATTTGTTTTATATCTTCTAAATTCCTCGCTATTCCCCCGTGTACACAGAAATATCCATTTATGGTAGCAGCATAGGGCATAACGGAGAACATATTAACAAAATCTTCGTAATAATCTCCCATTTTTTCCAATACCTCTTCTTTAAAGCCATAAAATTCGTTAGTTAGCGGGCTCTCATGGTTTCCTCTTAATACTATCACTTTTTTTGGATTTTCTAACATTTTTCTTAAAATTAATTTTAAATTCTCTATTCCTTGTGAACCTCTATCTACGTAATCCCCTAAAAATATAAGTACATCAACTTTATCATATAATTCTCTAAAAACTTTTTCTGTTACATCTAAAGCTCCGTGAGTGTCTCCGATAAATGCTACGCTATCTTTTTCTGGCAATTCAAGTAAAAGAGGATTACTCATGAAAAAATCATGAGCCTCATTAATTAATTTCAGTACTTCATGTATCACACTTTCGCTCCAGGTCATTATTCAATCACAATTTTTAACATAGTATTGCTACCTAGTTTTATTATACTTCCTGGACGAATTTCTTGCTTACCTTTTATTGGCTGGAATATTTTACCATCATATATATAAGTTCCATTAGTACTATTTAAATCTTCAATATATAATTTATCTTTTTCTAGAGAAATAATTGCATGCCTCCTAGAAATTTCTGGATCAGGTATTACTATAACATTCTCCGGACTTCTTCCTATTGATATACTTTCAAATACATCAAAATCTAAAGGTAGTTTACTTTTATTCAATGCAGAAACTGGAGTAGCAATAAAGATTATATAATATTTTCCTGTAGATGCCTGAGTTTGCAAGACCTGTTGAGCATTTTGAACTGATTGTAAAGACTGAGAAGCGGTGGCTTGTGTAGCTTGTAAAGTTCCTTGCTGGCTAGACTGATTTTGGTCATTATTGGCTTGGGCTGATTGAGACTCTAAAATAGTTGGCTGTTGAATAGATTGCTCTTTAGGAGCTTGAGTTGTTTGGTTAGCAGACTGAGAAGATTGTTCAGTAACTTGTTGTGGAACAGTTAGTTGTTGAATGTTATCTGGCTTCTTCGTGCCACACTGAATGCAAAAAAGTGCATCGTCAAGATTTTCATATCCACAAACTGGACATTTCCATGTCATACTTAATTACTTATACAAAAACATTAATAAACTCTCTTGCGTATATTATGGGGGTTTTTAAAACTTGACTATCTCATTAAAAATCAAAACTTCTCATAAATATGTTAGTAGAAATGACAGAAACGAAGTTGGAATATTAATTTATATTGTACCAGAAAAATACTCTGTAAATGCAAATATTAGATATATTATTGCAGTTGACAATAGTCCATCTATGAAGGATCATAATAAATTTGAGACAGCAGTTAATTCTGCCCAAACTTTACTTTCTCATATACCTTCAGCTAATAACGTAATTATAATTTTATTTTCTAATCATCCAGAGATTATATATAATGGTCCTGGAGGAAATCAAGTCTCTATACCAAGGAAATTTGGAGGAACCACTAGATTACATGAAGCAATAAGAAAAATCCTTGAGATAGCTAGTGACGGAATACCAACTAAAGCTATACTTCTGACTGATGGAAAGCCTACCGATAAAACTAATGTAAGTGACTATGAAGCGTTACAAATACCTACTAATTTAACGTTTATATCTATAGGAATTGGTAAAGATTATAACGAAGTAATACTTAAGAGGCTATCTGACAAGTCTGCTGGAGTTTTTTACCATATAGAAGATGTTTCACAGATGCCTAATGTCTTAGAGGAGCAGAGGACAACTTCTACATATGCTCTAAATTTAACTCTTGATCTTCCTCAAGGATTCTATCCATTTAATTACGAGTTACCAATATTTATACCTATAGTTGATAAACTAATAGCTATTTATGGTACAATGATAATAGACCCAGGAAATTTACCAGTTAATTTGACTTTTACAGCTAATTACACTGATCCTGTAGATTCTCAATATAAAGTAATATCAAGTACAATTACTTTAGAAAGAGCAGAAGATGATATCGTTAGATCAACAATAAATTCGGATGTTCTAGCAGAAATTAAGTATTACAGACTATTAAAAGAATACGGAGATATGCTTGCTAAAGGCAAAGATACTACTAGAATAATGGCCGAATTAATGCAAACTGCTAAAGAAACTGGAAACCAAGCACTAATAGAAGAAACGCAGAAGCTTACAGGATATGCTAAGGCTGATTTATCTGAAGTGACAAAGAAAATGAGATCATGAGCTTGGCTCTAAATCTATCATTATTTCTGAAAAAAAGAGGAATAGATGAGATTTATATTAATAAAGTAAAGAGAAGGGGAAATTCGTATCTCCAAGATATTGCAGTAAATATTCTTTTAAAGGGGTTAAAACTAAGAGAAACTGAGAAATTAGGAAAGCTTAAGGCAGAAGAAAATAATATTAAAATATTTTCTGGCAAAGGTTATGAAAAGGTTAATTATGAGATATCTAAAGATGCTAAAGAAGACATACAAATAGATTTCCCTAAATTTCCGATTTTTATTATAGATTTATCTTTATGGAATAGACACTCTGAAGAAGAAAAAAATAAGCTACTGACACAGCTTGCATGTGCAGTAACCTCTATAAGAAAATATTTATGGGATTATAACTTATCAATAAACAATTTTCCACAAGGTTTTTCACTTCCGTTTTTAAATAAAGTAAGATTTAACGTGATGCCAGAAGGTAAAACAATAATACTTAATCCTTATGGAGAAATAGATGCAACTGAAGAATTAATTAGAAATACTCAAACGTTCATAATTGGTGGTATAGTAGATAGGTCTGGATGGAAATATGCCACATATGAAATGGCAAAAATTGCAAAATATGATTTTCCTCATGTTAAAATAACATTAAGAGGATCTACAGTAGGAGTTCCTGATAGAATAAATAAAATTATAGAAATTATACTCCGTGTGTATTATGGAGAAAAATTGGAAAACGCAATATTAGATTTGCAATCGAATGCCGATAAATTTAACCGTTTACTTGTTGAGAAACAAAAAGGGAATTTAAAAGAAGCTATAAAATGGTTAAAACCTAGCGAAAAGATACTTAGAAGATTAGGAATTCAATCAAATTCTGCTTGAATTTTCTTCTTTCCTTCCAATAATTTTCTAGGAAACGGTATATTATTAACTTCCTCTAGCTTTATTCCAGCTTTTCTTAACTCTTCTACAGCATTTCTTAAATCGTCCTCGTGAACTGCAAATTTAACTTGGCTTACTATTTTATTTAAAGTAGAATCATTACTCCTAAATCTTTCTGCACTAATTACCTTCCAGTTATTACCATCTTTATATATAAGAACAACATCTTGAAAGTATCCTTTTACTACGTGAGAAATACCTGCTATATAGTAATTACCAAACTTATACACAGACATAGAAGTAAACTTAATTTTCGAGTATTTAGGAATTATGTTTCATGATAGATCATGTAATAAAAGCCATTGCATTAAGCTTAGATAACGGAGAAAAAGTTTACGTTGGATTAAATTCTATTCCAGCAATATTAGGTGCATTTATGGCAAGAGATTTTTACGGCAAGACGATAAGAATATTAGGCGTAGCCGAGGCAGACAATCCATCAGAAATAAAAATAACTCCTTCCACTGGCAATCCGTTTTATGTTAATGATACTCCAGTCTTACCTACATTCGAGTCATTTGATTTAGCTCAAAAAGGAAAATTGGACGTAATGTTTCTAGGTCCCGCCCAAATAGATGAGGAAACTAATGTTAACTTATCTGTAATAGGAGAATATTCTAAACCTAAAGTTAGATTACCAGGAGGAGCTGCAACAGCTTACATATTACCGCTCGTTAAAAAGGCTATACTATGGAATTTAAAACATAGTAAATCTACTTTAGTAAAGAAAGTAGATTTTGCTACTGGCAGCGCTAAGTTTTCTAAGAATAGAGTTATTGTAGTTACAAATCTTGGCGTTTTAGAATACTCTAGAGAAGATAAAAAATGGTATGTAAAATACGTGTACCCATGGAGTAATTTTACAAAAATTGCCGAAAATACTGCTTTTCAAGTTTATAATGCAATCCAAGGAGTTATAGACGTTAACGAGGAAGAAAAGAACTTTATTACAAAGTTAGATCCAGACGATCTTAGGTCATCCCTAGAATATTGAGTATTTTCTCGTAATCTGCATCATATAAAGGAAACATGCTAGTAGGTTCTGCGCCTCTTGGCATATGTACTACTGCAGTTACATGTTCAGCGTAAATATTAGGCCTTTTCTTATAGAAATAGCTCTTATCTACGAGTTCTTCTGCAGTTATTATTACTTTTTTAGAAGCTCTAGCCTTATATTCATCCTCATATACTGGACCTTCAATTTCTGCATTACCTTCTGGATCTGCCTTATTTACGTGTATTATTGCAACGTCTGGCGTTATTGCTTTTACTAGAACTATTTTTTCTCCAGAAAACGGATCATCAACAATTTTCCATGTGCCTTCTTTTTCATGAAGTTTGATTAAATCTGAGCCAATTATTCCTTTAACTGGCATAAACGGAACGCCAAAAGCTCCAGCTCTTATTCCAGCAATAAAAGCCCCACAAGTGTCCTCTAAAATTTCTATTTCTCCACTTTCTGCTTTCCTTCTAAAGCTAGGTAACATTCCAAACCATTCTAAAGTTGCCATGGCTATCCTAACTTTCTTTAATACGTTATTTTGTAAAAGAACTTCTAAACCTAATCCAGGTTCTCTATCTATAAAATTTAGATTTCTTATGCCAGATTTTATTAACTCAAAAATAAACCCCATAGGGTTCCTATGAATCGACATTCCGCTAATTGTTATTGTATCGCCTTCTCTTATCAAATCAAGCGCTGATTTTATATCAGTTACCTTATTTTCCAATCTTTTCACCCAATCTTTTTCTTAAATCTTCTATAGCTTCTCTTTCTTCTAGAGTCGATAAGTCCCCTAATTCCTCATTGTTAATTAGAGCTCTTAAAACTCTTCTCATAATTTTACCAGTCCTTGTCTTAGGTAATTTATCAACAAATATAATATCATCAATTACAGCTATACCTCCATAATTTTTCTTAATTTCACTCATTATTTTATTCTTAAGCTCTTCTGAAGGTAAGAAGCCGTGCTTTAATGAAGCGAAGACTACTAATACATTTCCTTTAATTTCGTCTTTTTTACCTACTACTGCGGCATCTGCAATTTCTTCATTTGAGAGAACAATATTTTCGATTTCCGCAGGACTTATTCTATGCCCTGCAACTTTTATTACGTCGTCTATCCTTCCTAGAATATACAGATATCCCTCCTCGTCCATATAACCATAATCGCCAGTTAAATATACGCCGAATTTCTCATAGTATTTCCTATATCTTTCATCGTCATGCCATAAGGAACTCATAAATGCTGGAGCAGAAGATTTTATTACAATATTTCCTTTAGTATTAGGAGGTAATTCTCTTCCATTATCATCATAAATAGCTATATTTATTCCAGGTAAAGGATATCCTACTGATCCCTTCTTGTAATATATTCCGCCAATATAAAATCCTCCGGGAGAAGTTATGAAACCACTATTTTCTGTCTGTCCCCACGTCTCTATAACATAAACTTTATTTGAAGTTATTTCTACTAGCCATTTCCAAGCTTCTTCTCCAAGTATTTCGCCTGCACTAGCTATCATTCTTAGTGAGGAAATATCGTGATCTATTTTACTACCATATTTCATGAGTAATCTTATTGCAGTTGGCGCAGTCCAAATATCAGTAACTTTGTACTCTTCTACTAGTCTCCACCACACTTGAGGATCTGGATAATCTGGAACTCCCTCATACCATAGTAATGTGCCATTATTAAGTAATGTTCCATAAGTGCTATATGAGTGACCGTTAATCCAGCCGATATCTGAAGTTGAAAAGAAAGTTGAAGTATCGTCAAAATTTAATAGCCATTTAACGTGATAATAAGCCCAAACAGTATATGGACCCACAGAATGTACTACACCTTTTGGTTTGCCAGTAGTTCCAGAAGTAAATAATATAAAGAGAGGATCTTGAGAGTCCATGGGGACAGCATCAACTTTCTTTGCATCTAATAGGTCATAAAAGCTGTGACCAACTACCTTACCACCTCTAGGCACTGTAATTTTAATTAAGCTAAGGTCTTTAGTAGCATTTTCAACAACATCTAGGTAAGAAATTTCCTTACCTCTTCTATATCCTACGTCCGCAGTGATAATTGCCTTAGAACCAGCTATTTCTATTCTTTCTCTTAATGCCTTCTCTCCAAAACCCGCAAAGACAACGTTATGTATAACTCCTATTCTTGCACAGGCTAACATTGCTACCATTGCCTCTGGAATCATGGGCATGTAGATAGTGACTACATCACCTTTCTTTAAACCAAGTTGAGTTAGTGCGCCGGCAAATGAGGACACTAAATTATAGAGTTGTTTATAACTTAAAGATATATTTTCTCCATTTTCGCTTTCCCAATATAACGCAATTTTGTTACTGTTTTTTCTTATATCTAGAATATTATATGTTATATTAATTTTACCCCCTTTAAACCAATAATAATACGGATGATGAGATTCAATTACTTTCTCATAAAGTTTATACCAAAATAGCTCTCTGGCTACCGCATCCCAAAATTTTTCTGGATACATTAAAGAATATTCATGAATTTCTCTCATCCTACTATAAATCGGATTCATAAAATTGTTCTTCCCTGACTAAAAATAAGCCTTACCGTCTTTTCTTTATTACATCTATTATCCAAAATCCATCTTTCCAACTTATTTTCTCTACATCGAATTTTATTATAAACTTCATTATATCATCTACACTCAAACCTCCGTGTAATTTATCCTTAATTATAATTCTGACTTTACCTCCAAGTTTGGTAATTCTATGAAGTTCTCTCATAATATCATAATCTAAAACTTCGTAAACTATTGAATAATTTATACTACAATTGCGGATTGGAAAAGGAAAGAAGAATGTTACAAAGTCATCAAATACTTTAGCAGAAGAAATAGCAATGTTGCCCAGAGTTAGTTCAGCCTTAAAATTTTCAAAATTAATCTTTTTAGCGATATTAGAACCATCTATTATTATGCCGTAAACTTGTCTAAGAAAATTTATCTCTCCATCTAAAAAATTTTTACCTATTAAAATATCTAAATCCATAAAATTTGATAACCGACCGTAAGCTAAGCTAATTTCTTCTTCTTTTCCATTAATAACAACAAGATTTTCTGCGTTCCATAATGCTGTCACATTGCCCTTAAAGTCTTCTAGCAGTCCAACTTTCATAATAGCATATATGTGAATGAAAATAAATATTTTTCCAAGTTCAGAATTCACACTTAATTTATTAACCGGAATTTCTTTGATATATAATAAAAATATCGATTATAAATAAAATATTACTTATAAAGGTCTTGAATAGCCTTTGAGACATCTACAATAGATAATATACCTACAATATTCCCTTCTGAATCTTTAACCGGCAAATGTCTAATTTTATTTTTAGTCATTATGCTTACTGCATCTACTATGTCTGTATTAAGATCCACTACTATTAAATTGCCCATAGTAGCAGCAACTCTAACTTCGTCTGACGGAGAAAAACCTGAAGCTATAGCTTTTACAGCATCTCTATCAGTAAATATTCCCTTAGGCACTCCATTTTCTGTAACTAAAACAGAGCCTATACCTCTTTCTAGCATTAATTTGCAAACTTCTTGCAGGCTAGTGTTTGCTTCCACTTGAAAAACTGGAGTATTCATATAGTCTTTTACAGTTCTCATAAGAGAATATTCTTCATTGTTCCCAATAAGCTTTTAGGTTAACGTTTTTAGGCTCTCCTCCATTCTTTATTAAATCTTCAATTACTTGCCTATAATAATCTTCAGTTTGAACTCCTCTAATTAACCATTTGTCATTAATTAAAACTGCCGGTACTCCATGTATCCCCATTGCATGTGCCTCTTCTTCGTCTTGTATTACCGCTAATTTTGCCTTCTTTGACTTGAAGTCTTCTTTAAACCTTTCAACGTCTAGCCCAACTTCTTTAGCAATTTCTATTAGTACATCATCTGAAGTTATATCTTCTCCTTCAAAGAATAATTTTTCTTGAGCTCTCTTATAATATTCCCAGTGACCTTCGTCCCCTTTTTGAAACTCTGCTGCCTTGCATGCCATCTGAGGTGGAAGAGACCAAACATAACCTATTTTACCTTTATTTATTACTTTTTCAGGATCATAATCTGGAATATATTTTTTTAGTATAGAAAATTCGTTTTTAAATAACTCTCTAACCTCTTCTATTGTTGGAGCAATGTCTTTTAGGTCTTCAAGGGAAGATATCATCATAAAAGATTTATGCCTAACAATAACTTGATCTTTATAGTCCTTCACTACGTTCATTAATCTCCTAGTCGCAATAAAGCAGTAAGGGCATAGCACGTCATGGAAGAATTTTATCTCTATCATTTTATGTAAGATTAAAAATAGTAGTTTTTAACATTACCTTAAACATTAACGGCAATTATTGGTTCTCATTAAAATCTTTGAAATTAAGCTTTTTCAGCTAGATTATAATAATAAAAGATGAAAGATTAGAAGAGGTGAAAGATTGTGTTTGTTAAAGATGTCATGTCTCCTGATGTAATAAAAGTAACTAAAGATACAAAAATATACGATGCATTAAATATAATGATTAGAAATAATATAAGAAGACTTGTGGTCGAATCTAATGGAATAGTTACTATAAGAGATATTGTATATAATTGGGAAAAAATTGACGATACTGTAGATAAAATTATGACTTCTGATTTACAATTTATAGATAAAAATTCTGATTTAAAAGAAGCTTGTAGAATAGTAACTGCAAAAGGAATAGGATCTTTAGTAGTAGGCAACGGAGATAACATAGAAGGAATAATAACTGAAAGAGATTTAATAAGATATTGTAAGGCAGACATAAACTCGTTCGTGCAAGATATTATGAACAAAAATCCACTAATAATTTCAACAGATACTACATTGGCAGAAGTAGTAGAATTTATGAAACAAAAATATGTTAGGCATGCTATAGTTGCTTGCAATAATTTACCCTGCGGAGTTATATCAACTAAAGATATAGGAAAGGCTCTTTTAGCAAAGAAAGATTTAACAAAGACAGAAGTTTCTGGATTCATGTCTAATAATGTTTTTAAAGTGTATCCAGACGATAAAATTGAGACCGCAAGAATACTAATGGCTGAAAAGAACATAGGTTTCTTACCAGTAACTAGTCCAAAGGAAATATTAGGTAGCCTTAGTGAGAGAGAAATTCTTGCAGTCTTATCTATTTAATTTTTTACTAATCTATGAAAGAAGAAGAAAAGCTTATAAGTGAAAAAATACATCATTATGGAATAAGTGAGAAGAAAATGGAAGACTACAGAAAAATCTTTGAGGGTCTTGCATATACGATAATTGAAGACGATGAAGCATCAATAGTATTACTAGAAGGAAAACCAATAGCTGCATCTTGCATAGAACATGGAAATCACGATCTATTAGACCTAAATTGCCCACATGTAGAAAAGCTATTGAAAAAAGTTTTTTCTTAAATGCCCGCCACAACAGCTATTTCTATTAGAACGTCTTTAGGTAATTTTGATACTTCTACTGTAACTCTTGCAGGAGGATTATCTTTAAAATACATGGAGTATACTTCGTTAAAACCTTGAAAATCGTTCATGTTTTTTAGATAAACGAAGCTCATTAAAACCTTATCTAACCCTGAACCGGCTGCTTCTAATATCGCTTTAATATTTTCTAAAACTTGAGCAGTCTGCTCTTTTATTCCGCCATTAACAACATTATTTGACTTAGGATCTAATGGAATTTGCCCCGATATAAATATTAGATTACCCATTTTTACTGCTTGAGAATATGGACCTATAGGCCTTGGAGCTTTTTCAGTATAGATTATTTCTTTCATCGACTATGATATCAATGTATACTAATTATTTTTAACGCATTCTTGGATATAACATCGATTAAGTGCACGTTCTTAAAGGGCAAATAAGGATAACCGCTACCATAAATCAGTCTATCCGTAGGTATTTTATTTAAGAAGCTCTCTGGAACACCAGAGGTCTCAAAAAACACGTTATCATATTTAAGCAAATTATAGAGCCTTTCTTCCATTGGATAATAAGAGCCTAATACTACAAAAGTTAAATGGGTAAATTCTTGTATTTTTTGAGTTAGATCTTGCATAGTCTTTATAAATATTGGCATTTTATGATCCTCGGCGAATTCTAGAACCTTGTCAATATCTTGGATTTTGTATCCATGTTTCTCTGGCGTTAATACTATGCCTACTATTCCTTTCTCGTACTGTCTACCTAATTCTACTTCTAAAGGAACTCTACACTTTGGATTATATATACCAAGTAAGCGATATTTCTCTCTATGTTCATTTTTATTCGTTAGCCAAAGATATTGTTGATAGAATCCGTCCACACAGCACTGACAAGAGTATTTATATGCAGGATTTAGTAAAATAATGTCAAAATATTCTGAAATTTCCTTTGCATTAACCCATTTAATTCCTAGATGCTGATGAACGTCTATTCTCACAATTAGATTAATACTTCTTCTGGAATATTATATTCTGTCATGGCTATGTCCTTCAAGTCTCTGGCAATTTCTTCCATGGTTATTTCGCCTCTTAAGCCTCTCATTATAATATCTTTAAACTCTTCCGGAACATAATCCATTCTAGGATCTACTGAGTAAAAGTCCTTTAATGCTTGTTCCCTCTTTGAAGGATTTGTTACTGCCTCTTCCAATTCTCTTTCTAGCCATTCAGGAAATGGGAAATTGTTAGTCAAGGAAGCATATAATGAGACCGTGAAAGAGTAAATATCCATCTCTGTTGAAGCTCTTTGCCCAAACCTCTGCAATGGATGAGCGTAATAAGGAGTATAATGAATTACTGGAGTTCCTATCTTTACGGCACTGCCTAAGTCAGAAAGCTTTGGAATTACACGCTCTTTTTCTAATGCCTCTAGTGCCTCTTCTCCGTAATTAGGTAAAGGGTTAGTAAATAATATATTAGAAGGTTTAATGTCACAATGGATATATCCTTCTTTATGAATGGTTATTATTGCATTAGCTAATTTAGAGAATATTACTGAAACTACTTGAGGCCAGATAACTGAGTGCCTTAAAGTTGAATATTCGTCCTTTGCTAGCACATCTCTTAAGTCTCCACCACCCATGTACTCCATTACAATAGCGGGGGGAGAACTGTAATAATCCACCCAATTTTCGTCAATGAAATTAGCTAAAATTCTTACAAGGTATTTTGAATTCTTTGAGATTTCCTGCATTTTAGCTACTTCATTTAACATTTCATCAAAGTTGTATTCTTTCTTCATTATTTTCATAGCATACTTTTTACCTAGTCTTTCAACCAATAACACATAACCCATTCCTCCTGTTCCTAGCACTTGTTTTACCTCATATCCATATATTACGTAGCCTATCCACTGTTCTGGGTAAAAATCTTTAGGAGAGTAAAGGACTCCCGGCTTAACCTTTTCACAGGCTTCTACTATACCTTCTTTACATGCATAAAGGAAGTCTTTTTCTGCCTCACTCTTTGCGTTTAAGCTTTCTAAGGCTAATCCTCTTAAGAACGCGGAACCCGCAGTTCTACGTACTTTTTCTGCTTCCTCAATTATTTTTAGTGCATCCATAAACTTACCAGATTTTATATAAGCGTTTGCTAACATCAGTAAGTTATGATAAGACCTACTTCTCTTCACAGCCTCCTCAAAGAATTTTACAGCTTCCT comes from the Acidianus infernus genome and includes:
- a CDS encoding VWA domain-containing protein, which gives rise to MTLSLRVDVSHKYSFENEVRMIFKILLVPEKISIATGFHYIILLDASGSMEGLKIEKAKNGAIELFKKIPQGNKVTFIKFATNVDIVKEFSDPLDLTSEVQQITSGGQTSLFTALLIAFKIAVKYNMPAYILLLTDGNPTDVTDLKAYEKMNIPKNVQIISFGIGDDYNEELLKILSDRTGSVFYHIEEASEIPEKLPKAAKTKIAGKNIVVDIVTESSVKLLNYPSLPVKINAAEGVIKILGETIIPPKYSGNFMTIKVNYEDPAKNAQDALMHIITLKPAQDQQTFVSGINKDVIMEYEYYSTLQKYAEDVNAGNLVEATRTLKKMEELAQQTRRLEIIETTKRLSADLETTKRISSTEQTKRLSKEVSSEVTRKLRGE
- a CDS encoding VWA domain-containing protein, with protein sequence MTISLKIKTSHKYVSRNDRNEVGILIYIVPEKYSVNANIRYIIAVDNSPSMKDHNKFETAVNSAQTLLSHIPSANNVIIILFSNHPEIIYNGPGGNQVSIPRKFGGTTRLHEAIRKILEIASDGIPTKAILLTDGKPTDKTNVSDYEALQIPTNLTFISIGIGKDYNEVILKRLSDKSAGVFYHIEDVSQMPNVLEEQRTTSTYALNLTLDLPQGFYPFNYELPIFIPIVDKLIAIYGTMIIDPGNLPVNLTFTANYTDPVDSQYKVISSTITLERAEDDIVRSTINSDVLAEIKYYRLLKEYGDMLAKGKDTTRIMAELMQTAKETGNQALIEETQKLTGYAKADLSEVTKKMRS
- a CDS encoding CoA transferase subunit A; the protein is MENKVTDIKSALDLIREGDTITISGMSIHRNPMGFIFELIKSGIRNLNFIDREPGLGLEVLLQNNVLKKVRIAMATLEWFGMLPSFRRKAESGEIEILEDTCGAFIAGIRAGAFGVPFMPVKGIIGSDLIKLHEKEGTWKIVDDPFSGEKIVLVKAITPDVAIIHVNKADPEGNAEIEGPVYEDEYKARASKKVIITAEELVDKSYFYKKRPNIYAEHVTAVVHMPRGAEPTSMFPLYDADYEKILNILGMT
- a CDS encoding CoA-transferase encodes the protein MIDHVIKAIALSLDNGEKVYVGLNSIPAILGAFMARDFYGKTIRILGVAEADNPSEIKITPSTGNPFYVNDTPVLPTFESFDLAQKGKLDVMFLGPAQIDEETNVNLSVIGEYSKPKVRLPGGAATAYILPLVKKAILWNLKHSKSTLVKKVDFATGSAKFSKNRVIVVTNLGVLEYSREDKKWYVKYVYPWSNFTKIAENTAFQVYNAIQGVIDVNEEEKNFITKLDPDDLRSSLEY
- a CDS encoding metallophosphoesterase, whose amino-acid sequence is MTWSESVIHEVLKLINEAHDFFMSNPLLLELPEKDSVAFIGDTHGALDVTEKVFRELYDKVDVLIFLGDYVDRGSQGIENLKLILRKMLENPKKVIVLRGNHESPLTNEFYGFKEEVLEKMGDYYEDFVNMFSVMPYAATINGYFCVHGGIARNLEDIKQINSLRRPDVNPDDEIAFEMLWNDPREELEGFVPNIRGEGTYFYGKDVTLKFLERNNLKGIIRGHEAVDGIRFEMDNRVITVFSSRYHGLGAGALVFNRGKLCKVPL
- the trm10 gene encoding tRNA (adenine(9)-N1)-methyltransferase Trm10, with amino-acid sequence MSLALNLSLFLKKRGIDEIYINKVKRRGNSYLQDIAVNILLKGLKLRETEKLGKLKAEENNIKIFSGKGYEKVNYEISKDAKEDIQIDFPKFPIFIIDLSLWNRHSEEEKNKLLTQLACAVTSIRKYLWDYNLSINNFPQGFSLPFLNKVRFNVMPEGKTIILNPYGEIDATEELIRNTQTFIIGGIVDRSGWKYATYEMAKIAKYDFPHVKITLRGSTVGVPDRINKIIEIILRVYYGEKLENAILDLQSNADKFNRLLVEKQKGNLKEAIKWLKPSEKILRRLGIQSNSA
- a CDS encoding FHA domain-containing protein, with the translated sequence MTWKCPVCGYENLDDALFCIQCGTKKPDNIQQLTVPQQVTEQSSQSANQTTQAPKEQSIQQPTILESQSAQANNDQNQSSQQGTLQATQATASQSLQSVQNAQQVLQTQASTGKYYIIFIATPVSALNKSKLPLDFDVFESISIGRSPENVIVIPDPEISRRHAIISLEKDKLYIEDLNSTNGTYIYDGKIFQPIKGKQEIRPGSIIKLGSNTMLKIVIE